The following is a genomic window from Ignavibacteria bacterium.
TTGGCTCCGTACAAACAGTTCCGTGGGAATACAAAAAAAATACTATGAACATTGTTGAACAACTCAAAAAGAAAAACATTACCATTTGCGTTGTCGAACATACAGATGCAAGCGTTCCATATTATACGCTTGATAAAAAAATATTCCCACTCTGTTTAGTTGTTGGAAATGAAATTGCGGGAGTTTCAGATGAAGTCATAAGTGCTGCGGATATTGCAATCGAAATTCCGATGTACGGAATGAAGCAATCGCTCAATGCTGCAAGCGCATATAGTATAACAGTCTTCGATATAATAAGAAAAATAAAAACGGAATAAGATTCAGACCAGTGTGTAATAATCGCTCTTTTCATTCGTGTTAAGAAAAAGTATTCTGGCGCGAACAAGATTCACCAAACTCCTTGATGCTCGCCGACGACTAATATTCGC
Proteins encoded in this region:
- a CDS encoding RNA methyltransferase, translated to MKKLTYEEIALQRLSPKELQKTERFPISVIIENMRSAYNVGSVFRTSDGARIEKLFLCGNMPFPPHREIEKTALGSVQTVPWEYKKNTMNIVEQLKKKNITICVVEHTDASVPYYTLDKKIFPLCLVVGNEIAGVSDEVISAADIAIEIPMYGMKQSLNAASAYSITVFDIIRKIKTE